A region of Thiofilum sp. DNA encodes the following proteins:
- a CDS encoding GTP-binding protein encodes MTTTSKARIPVTLLTGFLGSGKTTLLNQLLQSDWAHGEPVALLINEFGSVGLDQQLIGETGFPMALLAGGCVCCAMQNTLLPTLKNLWMERNSGKFKPYQRIIIETTGLADPTSILATFVQAKWAAERHYIDGVITTVDAVFGMHQLNEHFEAVQQVTRADKLLITKADLVDSANLKILQQRLQALNPLAIIQTVQHGQIEPDQLFNLRKTITSLVSAFNPPALKLLNIDYKLPILYLNDKASIKTDKRIQSFIVQFDQPVDLERIKLGLSVVMGFCDQHLLRMKAILHTVQYANPVVLHAVQHLLFPEQVLEHWSKADQTSRVVFITADREERAMEGVLQEFRAVIERGA; translated from the coding sequence ATGACTACTACCTCAAAAGCACGTATTCCCGTCACGCTATTAACGGGCTTTTTAGGCAGTGGCAAAACTACTTTACTCAACCAATTACTACAATCTGATTGGGCACACGGCGAGCCAGTAGCCTTATTAATCAATGAGTTTGGGAGTGTCGGATTAGATCAGCAATTAATAGGGGAAACGGGTTTTCCTATGGCGTTATTAGCAGGAGGTTGTGTGTGTTGTGCTATGCAAAATACGCTATTGCCGACCCTAAAAAATCTCTGGATGGAACGCAATAGTGGCAAATTCAAGCCCTATCAACGCATTATTATTGAAACCACGGGTTTAGCCGATCCTACCTCTATTTTAGCCACGTTTGTGCAAGCTAAATGGGCAGCCGAGCGTCACTATATTGATGGAGTCATTACTACCGTTGATGCAGTATTTGGTATGCACCAATTAAATGAGCATTTTGAAGCAGTACAACAAGTCACCCGTGCCGATAAATTACTAATTACCAAAGCTGATTTAGTAGATTCGGCTAACTTGAAGATACTACAACAGCGCTTACAAGCATTAAATCCCTTAGCCATTATTCAAACGGTACAACACGGACAAATAGAGCCTGATCAATTATTTAATTTGCGCAAGACCATTACTAGTTTAGTCAGTGCCTTTAATCCCCCAGCATTAAAATTACTGAATATAGACTACAAGTTGCCAATTTTATATTTGAATGATAAGGCTTCTATAAAAACAGATAAGCGTATCCAGAGTTTTATAGTTCAATTCGATCAACCTGTTGATTTAGAGCGTATCAAATTAGGTTTATCAGTAGTAATGGGTTTTTGTGATCAGCATTTATTACGCATGAAAGCGATTTTGCATACTGTGCAGTATGCTAATCCCGTAGTACTTCACGCTGTGCAGCATTTGCTCTTTCCAGAGCAAGTACTAGAACATTGGAGTAAGGCAGATCAAACCAGTCGAGTGGTGTTTATTACGGCTGATAGGGAGGAGCGAGCGATGGAGGGGGTATTGCAAGAGTTTAGGGCAGTCATAGAGCGAGGGGCTTAG
- a CDS encoding thiopurine S-methyltransferase gives MEADFWHARWQNNEIGFNQSKINPYLQPFWPQLNAPHDKAVFVPLCGKSIDMVWLRTQGYSVLGVEISPIAVSDFFKEQDIIPNVTPQGVFERWEAEGIAILVGDFFALSAQDLAACGSVYDRASLVALPPAMREHYAQHVKRITPPDCSTLLITFEYDQTERPGPPFAVLESEVRALYQNDFQVDLWLDVDILPQSPGFKNAGITYLHEKVYCLGPKAL, from the coding sequence ATGGAAGCAGACTTTTGGCATGCCCGCTGGCAAAACAATGAAATAGGCTTTAATCAAAGTAAAATCAACCCTTATTTACAGCCTTTTTGGCCACAACTGAATGCTCCTCATGATAAAGCCGTATTTGTGCCTTTATGTGGTAAAAGCATCGATATGGTTTGGTTGCGTACTCAAGGTTATTCAGTCTTAGGGGTTGAAATTAGCCCGATTGCTGTCAGTGATTTCTTTAAAGAACAAGATATTATTCCCAATGTTACCCCTCAAGGTGTATTTGAACGCTGGGAAGCCGAAGGTATTGCTATATTAGTAGGTGACTTCTTTGCTTTGAGTGCACAAGACTTAGCAGCCTGTGGCAGTGTGTATGATCGTGCCTCATTAGTAGCCTTACCCCCTGCTATGCGTGAACACTATGCGCAACATGTTAAACGTATTACGCCCCCTGATTGCTCGACTTTATTAATCACTTTTGAATATGATCAAACCGAACGTCCAGGACCTCCCTTCGCGGTATTGGAGTCAGAAGTGAGAGCTTTATATCAAAACGATTTCCAAGTGGATTTGTGGTTGGATGTGGACATATTGCCGCAAAGTCCGGGCTTTAAAAATGCAGGTATTACCTATCTTCATGAGAAAGTATATTGCTTAGGCCCAAAGGCTTTATAA
- a CDS encoding low temperature requirement protein A produces MTIPSSENPTHSKHFKAFKPMSGRSPHEHPRVATTLELFFDLIFVVAIALAGAQLHHAITENHVAHGVVSYALVFFTVWWAWMNFTWFASSFDNDDVPYRIAVFVQMAGALVIAAGVPNAFEGNWWVLTYGYVLMRVASISQWLRAAKQAPQYRKTALRYALGIFVAQVGWMVVVTLPKESVMLPFLFMIGVELLVPMWAEKAGMTAWHPHHISERYGLLTIIVLGESILAAVMAIQKVAADTNMMSLNLIAFCVGALLIVFCMWWIYFEDEAAEFLRDYKTAFYWGYGHYLIFMAAAAVGAGLAAQVDFNTGSVAASALTIGYGLALPVALFVMTLWLIHKRVSQAQGVWVYPLASVLILIVPWLPGSNTLQVGLILAGAIAVRLSMCHRAQQKAQ; encoded by the coding sequence ATGACGATACCCTCTTCTGAGAACCCAACGCATAGTAAGCATTTTAAAGCCTTTAAACCCATGAGTGGACGTTCACCACATGAGCACCCGCGTGTAGCGACCACACTGGAGTTATTTTTTGATTTAATTTTTGTGGTAGCGATTGCGCTAGCTGGAGCACAATTGCATCATGCCATTACCGAGAATCATGTAGCTCACGGTGTTGTGAGCTATGCCCTCGTGTTTTTTACGGTGTGGTGGGCATGGATGAATTTTACTTGGTTTGCCTCCTCCTTTGATAACGATGATGTGCCCTATCGGATTGCAGTCTTTGTCCAAATGGCGGGCGCTCTAGTGATTGCAGCGGGTGTACCTAATGCCTTTGAGGGTAACTGGTGGGTGCTGACCTACGGTTATGTACTCATGCGGGTAGCGTCTATTAGTCAATGGTTGAGAGCTGCTAAGCAAGCCCCGCAATATCGTAAAACCGCTTTACGCTACGCATTAGGCATTTTTGTGGCGCAAGTGGGTTGGATGGTGGTGGTTACATTGCCTAAAGAATCGGTGATGTTGCCATTTTTATTCATGATCGGTGTTGAGTTATTAGTGCCTATGTGGGCTGAAAAAGCAGGTATGACCGCGTGGCATCCGCATCATATCAGTGAGCGCTATGGACTATTGACGATTATTGTCTTAGGCGAGTCGATTTTAGCCGCTGTGATGGCGATACAAAAAGTAGCTGCCGATACTAATATGATGAGTTTAAATCTAATAGCGTTTTGTGTCGGGGCGCTATTGATAGTGTTTTGTATGTGGTGGATTTATTTTGAGGATGAGGCCGCCGAGTTTTTACGGGATTACAAAACCGCGTTTTACTGGGGCTATGGTCATTATTTGATTTTTATGGCAGCAGCAGCGGTAGGCGCAGGTTTGGCGGCGCAAGTAGATTTTAATACCGGATCAGTAGCCGCCAGTGCTTTAACGATTGGTTATGGTCTAGCTTTACCTGTGGCTCTATTTGTCATGACCCTGTGGTTAATTCATAAGCGGGTGAGTCAGGCTCAAGGGGTATGGGTTTACCCACTAGCTTCCGTATTAATTCTCATAGTGCCTTGGTTGCCCGGCTCGAATACCTTACAAGTGGGATTAATTTTGGCTGGAGCGATTGCAGTACGTTTAAGTATGTGCCATCGAGCGCAGCAAAAAGCCCAATAA
- a CDS encoding autoinducer binding domain-containing protein — protein sequence MAINYALLGKYLAEMYEVQSIEERFQIFSRYLQILGFTGATYTFAPTMQMEALRQLPMVFLRTDTFPTEFLQDYSEKRFDRSDFTVRKVLNGETHPMDWREYELTGELLNEEVELIRLARERYGILNAISIPTTREHGAAGMSVISNKGDDEYKKIKQEQMDTLLAMVRVFHDINFNSRN from the coding sequence ATGGCTATCAATTATGCTTTACTGGGTAAGTATTTAGCGGAAATGTATGAAGTGCAGTCGATTGAAGAGCGCTTCCAGATTTTCAGTCGCTATCTGCAAATTTTAGGTTTTACCGGTGCGACTTATACCTTTGCGCCCACCATGCAGATGGAAGCTTTGCGGCAACTACCCATGGTATTTTTGCGCACCGACACCTTCCCCACAGAGTTTCTACAAGACTATAGTGAAAAGCGTTTTGACCGTAGCGACTTTACGGTGCGTAAAGTATTAAATGGTGAAACACACCCTATGGACTGGCGGGAGTATGAACTAACTGGCGAGCTATTAAATGAAGAAGTAGAGTTAATTCGTTTAGCACGAGAGCGTTATGGCATTTTAAATGCTATATCTATTCCTACCACCCGTGAGCATGGAGCTGCGGGCATGAGTGTGATTAGTAATAAAGGCGACGACGAATATAAAAAAATCAAGCAAGAGCAAATGGATACGCTCTTAGCCATGGTACGCGTCTTTCATGATATAAACTTTAATAGTAGGAACTGA
- a CDS encoding DUF4276 family protein codes for MIRIHIICEGQTEESFINEVLADYFIARNIYLTPSLIGRPGHKGGNFRFERLFQDVRGRLLGDKSAYCTTLFDFYGLPEDFPGKEDASYCVDFKVKAETVENALKSELQNKLGSEVLQRFIPYVQMYEFEGLLFSDVNALANGLSQPQLLSALQAIRDSFVCPEVINNSRETAPSKRLLKLFTAYDKPLHGSLVALEIGLSTIRAQCPRFNQWLTQLEQLPAL; via the coding sequence ATGATTCGTATTCATATTATTTGTGAGGGACAAACTGAGGAATCTTTTATTAATGAAGTACTAGCTGATTACTTTATTGCCCGTAATATTTACTTAACTCCTTCATTAATTGGTCGTCCAGGACATAAAGGTGGTAATTTTCGCTTTGAGCGCTTATTTCAAGATGTGCGTGGTCGTTTACTAGGTGATAAATCTGCTTATTGTACTACCCTATTTGATTTTTACGGTTTACCAGAAGACTTTCCCGGAAAAGAGGATGCCTCTTACTGTGTTGATTTTAAAGTTAAAGCTGAGACAGTCGAAAATGCTTTAAAAAGTGAATTGCAAAATAAGCTGGGTAGTGAGGTATTGCAACGTTTTATTCCTTATGTGCAGATGTATGAGTTTGAGGGTTTATTATTTAGTGATGTGAATGCATTAGCTAATGGTCTAAGTCAACCACAATTGCTGAGTGCATTACAAGCAATTCGTGACTCTTTTGTTTGTCCTGAAGTGATTAATAATAGTCGAGAAACTGCCCCTAGTAAGCGCTTATTAAAATTATTTACTGCCTATGATAAACCATTGCATGGTTCACTGGTCGCTTTAGAAATAGGGTTAAGCACAATTCGTGCTCAATGCCCACGTTTTAATCAATGGTTGACTCAATTAGAACAGTTGCCGGCCTTGTAA
- the tnpA gene encoding IS200/IS605 family transposase, whose translation MEYRYGSHTVYRIEYHFVFVTKYRYPVLKGDVGLKIRELIRQTCQAFEIEIVKGVVSKDHVHLLLSVPPELAPSEIMRRIKGRSAAKIFESYPDLRKRYWGQHFWARGYFCATSGELSAEMIKAYLEHHFEPRLEDNFKTEG comes from the coding sequence ATGGAGTATCGGTATGGAAGCCACACCGTCTACCGGATTGAGTATCACTTTGTATTTGTGACGAAATACCGCTATCCGGTACTGAAAGGGGATGTGGGGTTAAAGATACGGGAGTTGATCCGTCAAACCTGTCAAGCCTTTGAGATAGAAATAGTGAAGGGGGTGGTGAGCAAGGATCATGTGCATTTGTTGTTATCGGTGCCACCGGAGCTAGCACCGAGCGAGATCATGCGCCGAATTAAGGGTCGAAGTGCGGCAAAAATCTTTGAAAGCTACCCGGATTTAAGAAAGCGGTATTGGGGACAGCATTTTTGGGCGCGGGGTTATTTTTGTGCGACTTCAGGGGAATTGAGTGCTGAGATGATTAAGGCGTATTTAGAGCATCACTTTGAACCGAGGTTAGAGGATAACTTTAAGACAGAAGGCTAG
- a CDS encoding AAA family ATPase, with the protein MTTTKAIEYLTIKGFKSIKQLERFPLRELNVLIGANGSGKSNFISYFRMLSELVEQRLQSWVAKQGGADRVLSFGVKETSKIESFILFGLNGYKFTLEPDFIGDFFFSTEALYFKGVYFGKTWRNLGDSHVESKLKHEYYERPQNDMVDYCYESISNWKVFHFHDTSDTAGVKRLGSLHDNEYLRQDASNLAAFLYRLKLEYPDVYQQIRKTVSLAIPFFDDFVLKPNKLPTEEEQIRLLWRQKDSDYALWPSQLSDGSIRFICLVTALLQPEAPSTIIIDEPELGLHPYAITLLGSLLRSASKRMQVIVSTQSVPLVNEFSLEDLIIVEREKGASIFKRLDADEFDLWLEEYSTGELWEKNILGGRPQP; encoded by the coding sequence ATGACTACAACTAAGGCAATTGAGTATTTAACCATCAAAGGTTTTAAATCTATCAAGCAGTTAGAGCGGTTTCCTTTGCGAGAGTTGAATGTGTTGATTGGAGCGAATGGTTCGGGGAAAAGTAATTTTATTTCGTACTTTCGGATGCTCAGTGAATTAGTTGAACAACGTTTACAAAGTTGGGTAGCTAAGCAAGGGGGGGCAGATAGAGTTTTAAGTTTTGGAGTGAAAGAGACTAGTAAAATCGAGTCTTTTATCCTATTCGGTCTGAATGGATATAAGTTTACTTTAGAGCCTGATTTCATTGGTGACTTTTTCTTTTCAACTGAAGCTCTCTATTTTAAAGGTGTATATTTTGGGAAAACATGGAGAAACCTAGGAGATAGTCATGTAGAGTCTAAATTAAAGCATGAATATTACGAAAGACCTCAAAATGATATGGTTGATTATTGCTACGAGTCTATTTCTAATTGGAAAGTTTTCCATTTTCATGATACCAGTGATACCGCTGGAGTAAAGCGTTTAGGTTCCTTGCATGATAATGAGTATTTGCGCCAAGATGCTTCTAATTTAGCTGCGTTTTTGTATCGTTTAAAACTAGAGTACCCCGATGTTTATCAACAAATTCGCAAAACGGTTAGTCTAGCTATTCCCTTTTTTGATGACTTTGTTTTAAAGCCTAATAAACTACCCACAGAAGAGGAGCAAATTCGTTTACTCTGGCGACAGAAGGACAGCGATTATGCTTTATGGCCTAGTCAACTATCAGATGGCTCTATTCGATTTATTTGTTTGGTCACTGCATTATTACAACCAGAAGCGCCCTCTACCATTATTATTGATGAACCTGAGTTAGGTTTACATCCTTATGCGATTACTTTATTAGGCTCACTATTACGCTCCGCTTCTAAACGTATGCAGGTCATTGTTTCGACCCAATCAGTGCCCTTAGTCAATGAGTTTAGTTTGGAGGATTTAATTATTGTGGAGCGGGAGAAGGGCGCATCTATTTTTAAAAGGCTTGATGCTGATGAATTTGACCTGTGGTTAGAAGAGTATTCGACAGGCGAATTATGGGAGAAAAATATTCTCGGCGGGAGACCACAACCATGA
- a CDS encoding DUF6174 domain-containing protein, which produces MKTIIKALLLSTLVFNTPSFADSVSLSAQPRVTIKAPLAPALLKAQAQLNQAQAKWKKTQPQHYSYYLQRSCFCTPDYTKPIMLRVFKGKVQQATLMPEGKPLPANRKTEAIPMEGVFKLIQEAINRRAAKITVTYHVQYGYPKQVSIDYDQRMADEELYLTISNFKVASGLKPNQNTK; this is translated from the coding sequence ATGAAAACTATAATTAAGGCTTTATTACTAAGTACTTTAGTATTCAATACCCCTAGTTTTGCAGATAGTGTTAGTTTGAGTGCTCAGCCTAGGGTGACTATTAAAGCACCCTTAGCCCCAGCCTTACTAAAAGCTCAAGCACAACTTAATCAAGCACAGGCTAAATGGAAAAAAACACAACCTCAGCATTATAGCTATTATTTACAACGCTCCTGTTTTTGTACTCCTGATTATACTAAGCCTATTATGCTCAGAGTCTTCAAAGGTAAGGTGCAACAAGCTACTTTAATGCCGGAAGGTAAACCTTTACCTGCGAATCGGAAAACAGAAGCTATACCGATGGAGGGCGTATTTAAACTGATTCAAGAGGCGATTAATCGGCGTGCCGCTAAAATCACTGTCACTTATCATGTTCAGTATGGTTATCCTAAACAGGTGAGTATTGATTACGATCAAAGGATGGCAGATGAGGAATTATATTTAACCATTAGTAATTTTAAAGTCGCTAGCGGTTTAAAGCCCAATCAGAACACTAAGTAG
- the modF gene encoding molybdate ABC transporter ATP-binding protein ModF: MTISLNAYSAQFGEHFILQPTDWQIELNQHWVILGANGSGKSALAATLVGAGECLSGTITGLPHEVAIVSFEAQAELIEQERRKDDADILDIISEGTPVFEILTAEPHNTELLQQLIQAFQFEPLLQRSFRKLSTGETRKTLLIKALSKKPQLLILDEPFDGLDIDSMGFLQQLLQHYSQTTQLILVLNRLDEVPDFVNHFAYMDHGALVHQVPRSDQVALDNLYQLLHLKTSNLTIPPAIKSTAPALDPAQPLVKMRHVRIAYEEKVVLDNEEWTIEKGQHWQLTGPNGSGKTCLLNLITGDHPQCYVNDIFVFGMQRGTGESIWQIKQYIGYVSSALQWEYRVSISVRNVIISGFYDSIGLYQKYTETEKALANQWLDVLGMRQRADQPFNQLSFGDQRLLLIARAMVKHPALLILDEPCLGLDDMNRRLVLALIEKICAGTETTVLYVNHHPHDRIAGITHYKALG, translated from the coding sequence ATGACCATTAGCCTAAATGCCTACAGTGCGCAGTTTGGTGAGCATTTTATTTTACAGCCAACCGATTGGCAGATAGAGCTAAACCAACATTGGGTGATTTTAGGCGCTAATGGTTCAGGTAAGTCAGCATTAGCGGCGACCCTAGTAGGAGCAGGTGAGTGCTTATCCGGTACGATCACAGGCTTACCCCACGAGGTGGCTATTGTGTCGTTTGAAGCTCAGGCGGAACTGATCGAGCAAGAACGACGCAAAGACGACGCTGATATTCTCGATATTATTAGTGAAGGTACTCCAGTATTTGAAATACTCACCGCAGAGCCACACAATACCGAATTGCTGCAACAACTGATTCAAGCCTTTCAATTTGAGCCATTACTCCAGCGTAGTTTCCGCAAACTCTCTACCGGAGAAACGCGCAAAACTTTACTCATCAAGGCACTATCTAAAAAGCCGCAACTACTTATTTTGGATGAACCCTTTGATGGCTTAGATATCGATTCCATGGGATTTTTGCAGCAGCTATTACAACACTACTCGCAAACAACACAATTGATTTTGGTATTAAATCGTTTAGATGAAGTACCTGATTTTGTTAATCATTTTGCTTATATGGATCACGGCGCTTTAGTCCATCAAGTACCTCGCTCTGATCAGGTTGCGTTAGATAATCTCTATCAATTACTGCATTTAAAAACCTCTAACCTCACCATTCCACCAGCCATCAAAAGTACCGCACCTGCACTAGATCCCGCTCAACCTCTAGTCAAAATGCGCCATGTTCGGATTGCTTATGAGGAAAAAGTAGTCTTAGACAACGAGGAGTGGACTATTGAAAAAGGACAACATTGGCAACTTACAGGGCCTAATGGAAGTGGTAAAACCTGCCTACTGAATCTGATCACGGGTGATCACCCGCAATGCTATGTGAATGACATTTTCGTGTTTGGTATGCAACGCGGCACGGGGGAGAGTATTTGGCAGATTAAGCAGTATATTGGCTATGTATCGAGCGCTTTACAGTGGGAATATCGGGTCAGTATTAGCGTGCGCAATGTGATTATTTCCGGCTTTTACGATTCGATTGGCTTGTACCAGAAATATACTGAAACTGAAAAAGCACTGGCTAATCAATGGCTTGATGTATTAGGTATGCGTCAACGTGCCGATCAGCCTTTTAATCAACTCTCATTTGGTGATCAACGCTTATTACTGATTGCCCGTGCTATGGTTAAGCATCCTGCCTTATTGATTTTGGATGAACCGTGTTTGGGATTAGATGATATGAATCGACGTTTAGTGTTAGCCCTGATTGAAAAAATTTGTGCGGGGACTGAAACTACGGTGCTTTATGTCAACCACCATCCGCATGATCGTATTGCTGGGATTACCCACTATAAAGCATTAGGATGA
- a CDS encoding LuxR C-terminal-related transcriptional regulator — MAPVFDSLTDKERMILRYLASGSPMKRIKESTGISKNYADNLLLQLRRRLGVPTTNRLMYLFGLLSNLYDIPKDKQPPEE, encoded by the coding sequence ATTGCCCCTGTATTTGACAGCCTAACTGATAAAGAGCGTATGATTTTACGTTACCTAGCTAGTGGTAGCCCAATGAAACGCATTAAAGAGTCAACAGGGATCAGTAAAAACTATGCCGATAATTTGCTGTTACAGCTTAGAAGGCGCTTGGGAGTACCCACCACGAATCGCCTAATGTATTTATTTGGATTATTGAGTAATCTTTACGATATACCTAAGGATAAACAACCTCCTGAAGAATAG
- a CDS encoding DUF3299 domain-containing protein → MKPIIAILISILIITVGCDSSTSPPPPQPMPSPSPSPSPSPSPSPSPSPSPSPSPKDPIRTEINTSDPNLAVLPFERAAPAVGTKIQDLIPSGGEGEAPDQPSVYPVIAWESLELPGQGMADIIKHYQPLIDRIPEGDPEEDKVMEEMQKALDTAPVNPAMHGKKVKLPGFIAPLEIDETKGLVKDFLLVPYYGACIHLPPPPLSQTILVQPQAGKGIGLERIAEPVWVYGTLIAEKATTDLAYAGYQIKDAYVEIYQDSKLDQSLSFNPTPQ, encoded by the coding sequence ATGAAACCTATAATAGCTATACTAATCAGTATCTTAATCATTACCGTGGGGTGTGATTCATCTACCTCTCCACCTCCTCCGCAACCCATGCCTAGTCCTAGTCCTAGTCCTAGTCCTAGTCCTAGTCCTAGTCCTAGTCCTAGTCCTAGTCCTAGTCCTAGTCCTAAAGATCCTATTCGGACTGAAATAAATACTTCAGACCCAAACTTAGCCGTCTTACCTTTTGAGCGAGCAGCACCCGCTGTAGGCACTAAAATACAAGACCTTATTCCTAGTGGTGGTGAGGGTGAAGCGCCAGATCAACCGAGTGTCTATCCAGTCATTGCTTGGGAAAGTTTAGAGCTTCCCGGACAAGGGATGGCAGATATTATTAAACATTATCAACCGCTTATTGATCGTATTCCCGAAGGTGATCCCGAAGAAGACAAGGTGATGGAAGAGATGCAAAAAGCACTGGACACCGCACCGGTTAATCCCGCTATGCACGGTAAAAAGGTTAAGTTACCCGGTTTTATTGCGCCCTTAGAAATTGATGAAACTAAAGGGCTGGTTAAAGACTTTTTATTAGTACCTTATTATGGTGCTTGTATTCATTTACCACCGCCGCCGTTGAGTCAAACGATTTTAGTCCAACCACAAGCAGGTAAAGGGATTGGTTTAGAGCGTATAGCTGAGCCAGTTTGGGTATATGGTACATTAATTGCTGAAAAAGCGACCACGGATTTAGCTTATGCAGGCTATCAAATTAAAGACGCCTATGTCGAAATTTATCAAGATAGTAAACTAGATCAATCACTTAGTTTTAACCCTACGCCTCAGTAA
- a CDS encoding NAD(P)/FAD-dependent oxidoreductase, protein MSTRIHTLRPKSIHHIVIVGGGAGGLELATLLGDSLGKKQQARITLIDQNRAHMWKPMLHEVAAGSLNQAHHQVDYMAQAHWHHFRFCQGSLCGLDRQRQMIYLESNNDEDTTMPQRSTLHYDTLVIAVGSSTNDFNTPGVTDYAVRMDNVQQAERFNRKLLSAFMRAHNQQQPLKPGQLHIAIVGGGATGVELAAELYYSIRSLIAYGLNQINPEKDVRLTIIESAPRLLAALPEEMSQEAELTLEKLGINVLTNARVEAVKPVGVKLNSGKFIPAEIMVWAAGVRAPAFLKHLNGLETNHVNQLVVKSTLQTTRDPQIFAFGDCAAAPWLGQERGKTVPARAQVAHQQARFLAQQLIYHLQGKTLKSFHYSDHGSLVSLGKNRAIGGLNHLQEQKTVFVKGYFARLMYDGLYKKHQLGLHGFKRVAFDSLTQLFNRQASYIRLS, encoded by the coding sequence ATGAGCACACGTATTCATACTCTCAGACCTAAAAGTATTCATCATATTGTTATTGTAGGGGGCGGCGCAGGTGGTCTAGAACTAGCAACTCTACTCGGCGATTCACTAGGCAAAAAGCAACAAGCTCGCATTACCTTAATTGATCAAAACCGTGCTCATATGTGGAAACCCATGCTGCATGAGGTGGCAGCCGGTAGCCTCAATCAAGCACACCATCAAGTGGACTACATGGCACAAGCCCATTGGCATCATTTTCGCTTTTGCCAAGGCTCACTTTGTGGTTTAGATCGCCAGCGCCAAATGATCTACCTTGAGTCGAATAATGATGAAGATACCACTATGCCCCAACGTAGCACGCTACACTACGATACTTTAGTGATTGCGGTGGGGAGTAGCACGAATGATTTTAATACTCCGGGAGTCACCGACTACGCGGTGCGCATGGATAATGTGCAACAGGCTGAACGCTTTAACCGCAAATTGCTCAGTGCCTTTATGCGAGCGCATAACCAACAACAACCGCTTAAACCCGGACAACTACACATTGCGATTGTGGGTGGCGGCGCAACCGGAGTAGAACTGGCTGCTGAACTTTATTACAGTATTCGCTCTTTAATTGCTTATGGCTTAAATCAAATCAATCCTGAAAAAGATGTACGCTTAACTATTATTGAATCTGCCCCACGTCTATTAGCGGCTTTACCCGAAGAAATGTCGCAAGAAGCCGAATTAACGTTAGAGAAATTAGGAATTAATGTACTGACTAATGCACGCGTGGAAGCTGTCAAACCGGTAGGCGTGAAGCTTAATAGTGGTAAATTTATTCCGGCGGAAATTATGGTGTGGGCAGCCGGTGTACGAGCACCTGCCTTTTTGAAGCATTTAAATGGTTTAGAAACTAATCACGTTAATCAATTAGTAGTTAAAAGCACATTACAAACTACTAGAGACCCTCAGATTTTCGCCTTTGGTGATTGCGCGGCTGCTCCGTGGCTAGGACAAGAACGCGGCAAAACCGTACCCGCCCGCGCTCAAGTCGCCCATCAACAGGCTCGCTTTTTAGCCCAGCAACTGATCTATCATTTACAGGGTAAAACTTTAAAAAGCTTTCACTACTCTGATCATGGTTCTTTAGTTTCATTAGGCAAAAATCGAGCTATTGGTGGATTAAATCATTTACAGGAACAAAAAACGGTATTTGTGAAAGGATACTTTGCACGTTTGATGTACGATGGTCTATATAAAAAGCATCAATTAGGTTTGCATGGTTTTAAACGTGTGGCTTTTGACTCATTGACACAATTATTTAATCGTCAAGCTTCTTATATTCGATTGAGCTAA